One region of Bacillus zhangzhouensis genomic DNA includes:
- a CDS encoding YlmC/YmxH family sporulation protein, translated as MRLSELSGKEIVDIKRAERLGVLGQTDLEINEQDGQITALIIPSVKWFGFRKQGNDIRVPWNHIQKIGSDMIILDVPEELQPHGEKEEHPQ; from the coding sequence AGAAATCGTCGATATTAAAAGAGCGGAGCGGCTTGGCGTGCTTGGACAAACTGACCTTGAAATCAATGAACAGGACGGTCAAATTACAGCACTCATTATACCTTCCGTGAAGTGGTTTGGCTTTCGAAAACAAGGTAATGACATCCGCGTCCCGTGGAATCACATTCAAAAAATAGGATCAGATATGATCATTCTCGATGTGCCTGAAGAACTTCAGCCGCACGGAGAAAAAGAAGAGCACCCGCAATAA